The following are from one region of the Nicotiana tabacum cultivar K326 chromosome 3, ASM71507v2, whole genome shotgun sequence genome:
- the LOC142175777 gene encoding uncharacterized protein LOC142175777: MHRMQKKVWADFRKRFDRSNLTRIYHRWTAIATLRQGTDSVTSYYLKMKDLWDEQYVIVPLASCDCKESRPSVELLKNIHLLQLLMGLKESYHNIRSNVLAKRSMSTVNEAYAIVAQE; encoded by the coding sequence ATGCATCGAATGCAAAAAAAGGTATGGGCTGATTTTCGGAAAAGATTTGATAGGTCAAATTTAACAAGGATATATCATCGTTGGACTGCTATTGCGACTTTGAGACAAGGAACAGACTCGGTCACTAGCTATTATTTGAAAATGAAGGATCTATGGGATGAACAATATGTCATAGTACCTTTGGCTTCATGTGACTGTAAGGAGTCTAGGCCTTCAGTGGAGCTTCTAAAAAACATTCATTTATTGCAATTGCTTATGGGATTGAAGGAGAGTTATCATAACATTCGAAGTAATGTCTTGGCAAAACGATCTATGAGCACAGTGAATGAAGCCTATGCAATAGTTGCACAAGAATAA